The Nocardia vinacea genome contains the following window.
GCGCACCGGCGCAGACATCGTGCCGATATCCGGGCAGCGTCAACTCGGCGGTGCGGCTCCCGCCGCCCGCCGTGGCCTGCGCCTCGTACACCTCGACGGTGAGACCGGCACGCGCCAGGATCACCGCCGCGGCGAGACCGTTGGGACCAGAACCGACCACGACGACATCGGGCATACCTCGATTCTGCCGGGTCGACCCGGGCTGTGCCGTCACCCGCGCGAGGTATCGATCACCCATTCACTCCCTTATGTGTCCATTGGCCGAGCAGCACCCGGATCCGCTCCTCGCGCAGCTCGTCGACCAGGCGACCGCTGCGGTCCAGGGTGGCGATGCCGTGCAGGGCGCTCCAGGCCACCTCGGTGCCCGCCTGTAAATCGAAATCGCCCGCGAACGGCGCGTACGCGCTCTGGATCTCGCCGAATGCGTCGCGCAGCGCCTGTGGTGCGTCGTTGCCGAAGTTGAGTTCGGTATCGAGGACGAACATCGCGTCGTATCGGGCCGGATTCTCGGTCGCGAAGTCGAGGTAGCCGCGCACCATGGCCTCGAGCGCCTCGCTCGGAGTCTTCGCGCGGGCCCGCCGCTCGCGCAGCTGTGCAGTGAGATCGACGATGCCTTCTTCGGCGACGGCCGTGACGATCGCCGCCTTGCCGGCGAAGTGGCTGTAGAGCACCGGCTGGCTGTATTCGATCTTCTCGGCGAGGCGGCGCACGGTCACCGCCTCCCAGCCCGAGGTTTCGGCGAGTTCACGTGCGGTGTCGATGATGCGCTGATGTCGTTCGGCTCGTTCGCGTTCTTTGCGGCTCTGCGTGGTCATACCGAAAATTCTAGCAGCGCTAGACAAACTAACGCGGCTCCATTATGGTCGCTCACAGACCTAGCGGCGCTAGTTTTCAGAGCAGCGCCACAAGCACTGAGCACCGATGAATTTCGGCGATCGGCCCCGTCCACATCGCTGAGCGCACCAACAGAGGAGACGAACATGGCAACGACCAAGGCCAAGGGGCCCGCGTCCTACTTCCCGTCGATCGAGGCCAAGTACGGTCGCACCATCGATGAGTGGAAGTCCGCCGTGCGCGCGTCGCATCTGGCCTCGCACAAGGAAATCGTCGAATGGCTGACGTCCGAGCACGGCTTCGGCCACGGCCACGCCACCGCGATCGCCCAGCACTACCTGCATCCGGAGAAGTGGGCCGACTGATCCCACCGACACCACGAAGGGCCCGCAGATCCTGCGGGCCCTTCGTGTTTCAGGAAAACTTCTCGGCGCGGCTGGTCACGGCCCGAGGAATAAACGTTCGCACGGCAGGCGCGGTAGCAGTCGGCAGTCCTCGACGGTTTCGCGAATCAATTCGATTGTGCACCAGCGCTTTCGCCGCCAGTCGTGGATCAGATTGTGTACCGCCGCCACAGTGGCGGTGTAGTCGAAGACCACACCGGACATCCAGATCCGCAGGTGCAGATCACCTTCGGTCGGAAACCATGCTTCGGCGGTCACGGCCTATCTCCTCGCCGGGCAACGCGCGAGGCACTATGCCTTGACCATATCCACGGCGCCTGGCTCCTGCGGTGTCGGCTCCCCGTGTTCGTCGTCGATCATGGTCGTCTCGTCGAAGGGCAGTTTGCGGTCGAGGACCGAGTGGACCCACTCCATGTCGATGGTCTTGGTCCAGGTGCCGACCAGGACGGTGGCAACGGCATTGCCCGAGAAGTTGGTCAGCGCGCGGGCTTCGGACATGAACCGGTCGATGCCGACAATCAGGCCGACGCCGTCGAGCAGTTCGGGGCGATGGCTCTGCAGTCCACCCGCAAGCGTGGCAAGACCCGCACCGGTGACACCGGCCGCGCCCTTGGACGCGACGATCATGAACACCAGCAGGCCGACCTGCTCACCTATGTTGAGCGGTTTGCCCATCGCATCGGCGATGAACAGCGACGCCATAGTCAGGTAGATGGCGGTGCCGTCCAGGTTGAACGAATATCCGGTCGGCACAACGACACCCACGGTGGTCCGTTCGACGCCGAGGTGCTCCATCTTCGCGATCAGCCGCGGCAGCGCGGACTCCGAGGACGAGGTACCGAGGATCAGCAGGTATTCCCTGGCCAGGTAGCGCACCAGCTTGAAGATGGACACCCGCGATACCGCCCACAGCAGCACGCCGAGCACACCGAAGATGAATACCAGACAGGTCAGGTAGAACGCGATCATCAACAGCGCCAACTGCTTCACCGCGTCCAGGCCGGTCTTGCCGACCACATTCGCGATCGCGCCGAACGCACCGATCGGGGCCAGCCACAGGATCATCGACAGGATCCGGAAGACCAACTTCTGCAGCGATGCGACACCGCGCAGGATAGGCTCCCCCGCCGTGCCCATGGCCTGCAGCGCGAATCCGACCAGCAATGCGATAAACAGCGCCTGCAGCACGCTGCCGCTGGTCAGCGAGGAGGCAAGGGTGGTCGGGATGATGCTCTGGATAAATTCCCAGGTGCCGCCTGCGGCGTGCGCCTGATCGGCAAGCTTCGACCCCTGGTTGGCGGTCTTGGCGATATTCATGCCGGAGCCGGGCTCCAGCAGATTGCCGACGACCAACCCGATGCCGAGCGCCACCGTCGACATGACCAGAAAGTACCCGAGCGCCAGCCCGCCCACCTTGCCGACATTGGCCGCCGAGCGCACCGATCCGATGCCGAGCACGATCGTGCAGAAGATGACCGGTGCGATCATCATCTTGATCATATTGATGAATATGGTGCCGAGCGGGGCCACGTCCTGACCGAATTCGGGCGCCAGCCAGCCGACCAGAATTCCCGCGATTACGGCGACGATAACGCCCAGATACAGCCAGTGGGTGCGGTCGCGCCGCTGTCGTTTTACTACATCGCTCATAGCGGGAAAGTCCTCTTCAGTGGTACCGGGGTGAGGTGGCTCACGCCCTCACGTGCACAATGTTGGCTGCTAAGGGTGACGGTGGTCACGCTTTGGTGCATTACGTTCAATGGCTCGAGGGAAAGAAAGTGTTGCGCGGTGAGAAACGCGGGGGACGCGGTCGGCTATCGCTGGCCGGACAGGCCTTCGTGCTCCAACTCGTGGTGCTCGGGCTGGTCATCAGCATCGGAGCGGTGCTAGCCGTACTGGACGCCAGGCACGACAGCGATGTCACCGCCTCGCGTGAGGTCACCGATGTCGCGGTGAGCGTGGCGGACGCGCCGTCCACCATCGAGGCCCTGCGCGCCCCCGACCCGACCGCCCTGCTACAACCGGTGACCGAACGGATTCGCAAGGCAACCGGTATGGACTTCATCGTGGTGATGGCGCCGGATCGGACCCGGTACACCCACACCACGCCCGAACGCATCGGCCAGCCCTTCAGCGGCAATATCGATCGGGCACTGGCAGGGGAGACGTTCACCGAAACCTTTTCCGGAACGCTCGGGCCCTCCATCCGGGCGGTCACGCCGGTCTATGACGATGGGCGCATCGTTGCGTTGGTATCGGCGGGTGTCACCCGGGCGCGGATCGGCGATCAGGTCGGTACGCAGTTGCCCCTGATTCTCGGCGTTGCGGCGGCAGGTCTGGCGGTCGCGGCGGCCGGTTCGTTCCTGCTGAGTCGCCGGATTCGTCGGCAGACGCACGGTCTCGCGCCGGATGAGCTTCGCACGATGTACGAACAGCACGATGCGGTGCTGCATTCGATCCACGAAGGCCTGGTGGTGTTCGGTCCGAACAGTGACGGTGCGGAAGTCGTCAACGATGAGGCGCGCAGGCTGCTCGATCTGCCCGATGGGCCCGTCGCGCGCGCGGATCTGCCGATCTCGATGCAGCGGATGAGTTGGGGGGTGGTCCGCGACGAGATGCATGTGACCACGGATCGGATTCTGCTGGTCAATCAGGATGTCGTCACCTGGGAGCGGCGGCCGATCGGCACTGTGATCACCATTCGCGACCACACCGAATTGCGTACCGTAATGGGCGAACTCGACTCGGTGCGCGGTTTCGCGGAATCGCTGCGTGCGCAGGCACACGAATCGGCCAACCGGCTGCACACTGTGATCACCATGGTCGAGTTGGGGCGCTATCGGGAAGCGGTGGAGTTCGCGACCGCGGAACTTCAACTGTCCCAAGCCCTTATCGATCGGCTGCTCGCCTCGGTCGGCGATCCCGCACTTGCGGCACTGCTGCTCGGCAAGGTGAACCAGGCCGCCGAACGCGGCATCGAGCTGACGATCACCGAGGATACGGCGCTCGACTCGACCGCGCCGCTGTCCGCGCAGGAGACGGTGACGCTGGTGGGTAATCTGATCGACAATGCCATCGACGCGGCCGCCGAAGGTGACGCTGGATGGGTGGAAGTGACTGTGCGCCAGCATGATTCAGCACTGTATGTGTGCGTCGCGGACAGCGGTCCCGGAATGTCGGCCGAAGCATTCACTCGCGCCGCCGAACGCGGCTACTCCACCAAGGCCGACCATCAGGGCCTCGGGCTGGCACTGGTTCACCGCCTTGTCGACCGGCACGGCGGCGTGATCGGCACCGAACGCGATCCGGAAAGTGCCGTGACCGTGACGATCCCACGAGAGGATGCGCGATGATCCGAGTGTTGATCGTCGAGGACGAGCCATTGATCGCGGAGGCGCACCGCGCCTACGTCGAACGAATACCTGACTTCACCGCGGTCGCGGTCGCACACACCGGTCGTGAGGCCATGCGCGCCGCGGCCGATGCGGCCGCCGAAAACGCGCCGATCGATCTGGTGCTCATGGATATCGGACTTCCCGATGCCAGCGGCCTCGATGTGGCCGCCGCCCTGACCGGCCTCGCACCCCGCCCGGACGTCATCGCCATCACCTCGGCCCGCGACCTGGCCATGGTGCGCACCGCAGTCTCCTACGGCGTGGTCCTCTACCTGCTGAAACCGTTCACCTTCGCCGCCTTCCGCGACAAACTCGAACGCTACCGCGAATTCCGCACCGCCCTGCCCGCGGGCGAAACCGCCATCTCCCAATCCGACATCGACCGCGCCCTCAGCGCCTTACGCACCTCCGACCAACGCGCAACCGCCCCCAAAGGCGTTGCCCCCCAAACGCTGGACGAAATCTCCCGCACCGTCCGCGACGCCCCCGGCGGCCTCACCGCCGCCGACACAGCCAGCACCGTCGGCGTTTCACGCATTACCGCATGGCGCTACTTGGAAAAACTCGCCGACGACGGCCTGGTCGACCGCAAGTCCGACTACGGCCGCGCGGGCCGCCCCAAAACCCGCTACACCTGGAAAATCCGCCCGGAGTGATCGGACCCGGCGGGAGCACGGGATGCGCACACTTTCGCCGCTGCCGCACCGGTGCCGCGTGCGGTGACCTCGGACCGGAACCCGGAAATCAGTTCAGAGTGGTGAAGATATGTCGGGCAGCCTCGGCTATCAGGTCTTCGCTAGGTTGGGCGTCGTAGCCACCGGGGCGGTCCGACATGATCGCCAGTAGCAGCGGCGGGCGCGCGGGTGGGGTCACGATGGCGATGTCGTTGGCGCGGCCGTAGTTGCCGGTGCCGGTTTTGTTGGCGACGGTCCAGCCGTCGGGGATGGCGGCTTTGATGCGTTTCGCACCGGTGACATTGCGCTCGAGCCAATCTGTCAAGAATGCACGCTTGTCATCTGGCAGCACCGAGCCCAGGATCAGCGTCCGGAAATCGGCAGCGATCGCGCTTGGGGTAGTGGTGTCCGAATCATTGCCCGGAACAACGTTATTGAGCTCGGGTTCGTAGTTGTCCATCCGGCCGACCTGGTCGCCGAGGCCACGTAGGTAGTCGGTGAATCCAGCCGTTCCGCCGATATCATCGAGCAGCAGATTGCCCGCGGTGCCGTCGCTGTAGCGGACCGCCGCGTCGCACAGTTCGCCAATTGTCATCCCGGACTCGACCCGGTCCTGGGTGATCGGTGAGATGGATCGGATGTCCTCACGAGTGAACCCCACCCGAGTATCCAAATGCGATAGCGGATTTCGCGACAGCACCGCGGCCGCGGCAAACGCCTTGAACGTCGAGCAGAACGCGAAGCGCTCATCCGCCCGATACGCGACCGTGGTTTCGCTTCCGGTCGCGACGGCGAAGATCCCCAGTCGAGCATCGAATCGTCGCTCCAGTTCGGCGAAGTGCGCTGTCGAATCCGGCCGCGCCACCGAATCCGATATCGGCGCAGCGGCGACCTCGTCCGCGGGCGACTTCGTGCAGGCCGCCAGCGTGCTCAGCAGAGCAATGCCGAGCAGCGCGCGCCGCCTGGAATCGATTCCGGCAGAACGAGTCATGTCACACCTTTCGTAGATCGCGGCACTTGTTCGATCTTCGCCATAACGGCCCGCGCCGTCATCGGCGACATCGCAGAGTCGCGAAATCGTCACAACGGAGTTCGGCACAACCGCATCGCCCTACCGGTGGGCGTTTTTGGGGGCCGCGCGGATGTGGGCGCGTTCGCCCTGTTTCCCGAAAAGGCTGAGGAATTCGGCCGGCTCGTTGTCCGCCGCGCCGAACCAGTGTGGGACGCGGGTGTCGAATTCGGCGGCCTCGCCGGGGGTGAGGATGATGTCGTGTTCGCCGAGGATGAGGCGTAGGCGTCCGTTGAGGACGTAGAGCCATTCGTAGCCCTCGTGGGTCTGCGGGTCGGGTTCCCTTCGGCGACCGTCGGGCGGGATGACCATCTTGTACGCCTGGATACCACCGGCTCGGCGGGTCAGGGGCAGCATGGTCATGCCGTGGCGGGTGATGGGGCGCAAGTGGATACGCGGGTCGCCGGTGGGTGGGGCGTCGACGAGTTCGTCGAGGGTGACGCCGTGCGCCTTGGCCAGCGGCAACAGCAGTTCGAGGGTTGGGCGGCGGGCGCCGGATTCCAGGCGGGACAGGGTGCTCACCGAGATGCCGGTTTCCGTCGAGAGGTCGGCCAGTGTGGTTTCGCGCTGGCGGCGTAGCGCGCGTAACCGAGGTCCGACCGCGTCGAGGGCTCTACCGAGGTCGTTGTCCATGCCCACCAGATTGCCATATCGGCAAGTTTGTTTGCCAATCTTGGCGACCAGCCTGCATGGTCGTCCGGAGGAGGTGGTCATGGTGACCCAACTGAAAGATGGCTATGACGTGGTGGTGATCGGCGGTGGCGCGGCCGGATTGAGCGGCGCGCTGATGCTGGCCAGGATGCGACGGTCGGTGGTCGTCATCGATGCGGGGCAACCGCGTAATGCTCCGGCCGAGGGCGTGCACGGACTGCTCGCCCGGGACGGAACACCGCCGGGCGAATTGCTGGAACGCGGTCGGGCCGAGGTCCGCGGCTATGGCGGACATGTGGTGAACGGCGAGGTCATCACGGTCGCGCGGGATGCCGACGGGTTCGCGGTGTGCCTCGGTGACAGGTCCGTGCGGGCGCGTCGACTCTTGGTGACCACCGGTCTGGTCGATGAGCTACCCGAGATCGCGGGACTACGGGAACGTTGGGGCCGCGATGTGATCCACTGCCCGTACTGCCACGGCTGGGAGGTTCGCGACCAGGCCATCGGTGTGCTCGGCACCGGCCCGATGGGGGTGCACCAGGCACTGCTGTTCCGCCAGCTCACCACCGATGTCACGTACTTCTCGCACACCATGCCACTCCGCGCCGAACAGTCGGAGGAGTTGAACGCCCGCGGCGTCCGCGTGGTGCGCGGCGAAGTGACCGCGCTGGAGATCGTCGACGACCGCCTCGCGGGAGTGCGGTTGAGCGACGGCACCGTAATCGCCCGCGAGGTCGTGGTGGTCGGCTCGCGGATGGTCGCCCGAGCGCACTTCCTCGAAACACTCGGACTGCAACCGACCGAACACCCGGCTGGCGTCGGCGAATACATCACCACCGACGCCACCGGACGAACCGATGTGCCCGGCGTTTGGGCCGCAGGCAATGTCACCGACCTGACGGCCCAGGTCGGCGCGGCCGCAGCGGCAGGCGCAGCTGCCGCAGCCCAGATCAACGCCGATTTGGTCGTCGAGGAGACCCGCCGAGCCGTCGCCGCCTACCGCGAACCGTTCTCCGCCGAAACCGAAGCGCAACTGTGCGAGGCCGTTACGGGCGACCATCGGCACGGCATATAGCCCTCAGACCGTTGTCGGCTCGGGAGCCGGGGCGCTGGCCCGGCGACCGAGCCGAACCGGCATCCGCTCATATCCGTGCAGCGTGAACAACTCTCGACGCTGCGGTGCCCCATCGAGTTGCAGGTCCGGGAAGCGCTCGAACAAGGATTGCAGCGCATAGGTGGCTTCCATTCGGGCCAGGCTCGCACCGAGGCAGACGTGGATGCCACTGCTGAATGTCAAGTGCTCCTTGGCATTCGAGCGGCCGACATCGAAGACATCCGGATCGGTGAAGACCGCAGGATCGCGGTTCGCGCCTGCCAGCGACAGCACCACGGTATTGCCCTTGTGCAGCTGCACACCCTCGAGTTCCAAGTCGGTCGATGCGATTCGCGCCGTCGTCTGCACCGGCGCATCGATGCGCAGCACCTCTTCGACCGCATTCGGCCAGAGATCCGGTTCGGCGCGCAATCGATCCAATTGTTCGGGATGCGTGACCAATTGGGCGACGCCGTTGCCGATCAGGTTGACCGTGGTCTCGAAGCCCGCACCCATCAACAGGCTCGCAGTCGCCTTCAAGGCGAAATCGTCGAGTTCACCCGAGCTGACCAGGCTGCTGAGAATGTCGTCGCCCGGTTCGCGGCGCAGTCGCGCGATATGGCCGTCGAGGTAATCGTTCATCACCTCCATCGAACCGAGCGCACGCCGGAATGCCCGCCAGGAAATCCCGATATCGAGCAGCGGCGTCATCCGATCGCCCCACTCCAGGAATAGCTTTCGGTCCTTTTCCGGGAAGCCGAGCATTTCCGAGATGATGGCGATCGGCACCTGCGCGGCATACGACGCGATCAGATCGGCCGAACCGCCCGAAGGCAGCGCACCGAGCAGTTCCTCGGTGACCGTCTCGACCCGTTCCCGCAATCGGCCGATCGCGCGCGGGGTGAAGGCCGATGCGACCGGCTTGCGCATCTGCGTATGCTCCGGCGGGTCGATGACCAGCATCGACGGCGGCTCAACCGGATTGGGCGGCAAGGGAAGTCGCTCGGCGAGCAATTGCAGCGGCTTCGGAATATTGAAGGTGTCGGTGGTGCGCACACCGAATCGGTTGTCCCGCAGCACGGCTCGGCACAGCTCGTGGTCGAAGCTCGCCCACGCGATCGCGGTGCGCTGCAGCCGCCCCTGTCCGCGCAGCCGCTCGATCAGTGGATAGGGATCGGCGAGACCATCCGGCCCGCCCATCAGTTGGGCGAACGGATCACCGCGCCGCGCCTGGGTGCGCAGGGCCAACCGCGGCGCACCCTGCACCGATAACCACCGGAACCAATACTGCGGCTTCATCACTTCACCAACCCCATCGTTGCGCGACAATTCCACCGTACGGACTCCCCGGCCAGGGTGGAACGTCCCATGGTCGGACGCCGACCTATACCAGGGTAGGAGCTCAGCCGCGCTGCGCGGTGACCCGCTCGGATTCGATGCGCCGCTCGCGCAGCGCCGGATCCGGATTGACCACCTGTACCAGCGAAGCCCCCGCCACCAGCACCGAGACAAACCCGTCGATCAGTTCGGCCGCGGTATCCCAGGAAGTGCTCGACAGCACCCGGTCGCCCTCGGAAAACCCTTGTAGCACAGCGGATT
Protein-coding sequences here:
- a CDS encoding TetR/AcrR family transcriptional regulator gives rise to the protein MTTQSRKERERAERHQRIIDTARELAETSGWEAVTVRRLAEKIEYSQPVLYSHFAGKAAIVTAVAEEGIVDLTAQLRERRARAKTPSEALEAMVRGYLDFATENPARYDAMFVLDTELNFGNDAPQALRDAFGEIQSAYAPFAGDFDLQAGTEVAWSALHGIATLDRSGRLVDELREERIRVLLGQWTHKGVNG
- a CDS encoding DUF4287 domain-containing protein, encoding MATTKAKGPASYFPSIEAKYGRTIDEWKSAVRASHLASHKEIVEWLTSEHGFGHGHATAIAQHYLHPEKWAD
- a CDS encoding cation:dicarboxylate symporter family transporter, with protein sequence MSDVVKRQRRDRTHWLYLGVIVAVIAGILVGWLAPEFGQDVAPLGTIFINMIKMMIAPVIFCTIVLGIGSVRSAANVGKVGGLALGYFLVMSTVALGIGLVVGNLLEPGSGMNIAKTANQGSKLADQAHAAGGTWEFIQSIIPTTLASSLTSGSVLQALFIALLVGFALQAMGTAGEPILRGVASLQKLVFRILSMILWLAPIGAFGAIANVVGKTGLDAVKQLALLMIAFYLTCLVFIFGVLGVLLWAVSRVSIFKLVRYLAREYLLILGTSSSESALPRLIAKMEHLGVERTTVGVVVPTGYSFNLDGTAIYLTMASLFIADAMGKPLNIGEQVGLLVFMIVASKGAAGVTGAGLATLAGGLQSHRPELLDGVGLIVGIDRFMSEARALTNFSGNAVATVLVGTWTKTIDMEWVHSVLDRKLPFDETTMIDDEHGEPTPQEPGAVDMVKA
- a CDS encoding sensor histidine kinase — protein: MLRGEKRGGRGRLSLAGQAFVLQLVVLGLVISIGAVLAVLDARHDSDVTASREVTDVAVSVADAPSTIEALRAPDPTALLQPVTERIRKATGMDFIVVMAPDRTRYTHTTPERIGQPFSGNIDRALAGETFTETFSGTLGPSIRAVTPVYDDGRIVALVSAGVTRARIGDQVGTQLPLILGVAAAGLAVAAAGSFLLSRRIRRQTHGLAPDELRTMYEQHDAVLHSIHEGLVVFGPNSDGAEVVNDEARRLLDLPDGPVARADLPISMQRMSWGVVRDEMHVTTDRILLVNQDVVTWERRPIGTVITIRDHTELRTVMGELDSVRGFAESLRAQAHESANRLHTVITMVELGRYREAVEFATAELQLSQALIDRLLASVGDPALAALLLGKVNQAAERGIELTITEDTALDSTAPLSAQETVTLVGNLIDNAIDAAAEGDAGWVEVTVRQHDSALYVCVADSGPGMSAEAFTRAAERGYSTKADHQGLGLALVHRLVDRHGGVIGTERDPESAVTVTIPREDAR
- a CDS encoding response regulator, with the protein product MIRVLIVEDEPLIAEAHRAYVERIPDFTAVAVAHTGREAMRAAADAAAENAPIDLVLMDIGLPDASGLDVAAALTGLAPRPDVIAITSARDLAMVRTAVSYGVVLYLLKPFTFAAFRDKLERYREFRTALPAGETAISQSDIDRALSALRTSDQRATAPKGVAPQTLDEISRTVRDAPGGLTAADTASTVGVSRITAWRYLEKLADDGLVDRKSDYGRAGRPKTRYTWKIRPE
- the bla gene encoding class A beta-lactamase, whose protein sequence is MTRSAGIDSRRRALLGIALLSTLAACTKSPADEVAAAPISDSVARPDSTAHFAELERRFDARLGIFAVATGSETTVAYRADERFAFCSTFKAFAAAAVLSRNPLSHLDTRVGFTREDIRSISPITQDRVESGMTIGELCDAAVRYSDGTAGNLLLDDIGGTAGFTDYLRGLGDQVGRMDNYEPELNNVVPGNDSDTTTPSAIAADFRTLILGSVLPDDKRAFLTDWLERNVTGAKRIKAAIPDGWTVANKTGTGNYGRANDIAIVTPPARPPLLLAIMSDRPGGYDAQPSEDLIAEAARHIFTTLN
- a CDS encoding XRE family transcriptional regulator, which translates into the protein MDNDLGRALDAVGPRLRALRRQRETTLADLSTETGISVSTLSRLESGARRPTLELLLPLAKAHGVTLDELVDAPPTGDPRIHLRPITRHGMTMLPLTRRAGGIQAYKMVIPPDGRRREPDPQTHEGYEWLYVLNGRLRLILGEHDIILTPGEAAEFDTRVPHWFGAADNEPAEFLSLFGKQGERAHIRAAPKNAHR
- a CDS encoding NAD(P)/FAD-dependent oxidoreductase — encoded protein: MVTQLKDGYDVVVIGGGAAGLSGALMLARMRRSVVVIDAGQPRNAPAEGVHGLLARDGTPPGELLERGRAEVRGYGGHVVNGEVITVARDADGFAVCLGDRSVRARRLLVTTGLVDELPEIAGLRERWGRDVIHCPYCHGWEVRDQAIGVLGTGPMGVHQALLFRQLTTDVTYFSHTMPLRAEQSEELNARGVRVVRGEVTALEIVDDRLAGVRLSDGTVIAREVVVVGSRMVARAHFLETLGLQPTEHPAGVGEYITTDATGRTDVPGVWAAGNVTDLTAQVGAAAAAGAAAAAQINADLVVEETRRAVAAYREPFSAETEAQLCEAVTGDHRHGI
- a CDS encoding cytochrome P450; amino-acid sequence: MKPQYWFRWLSVQGAPRLALRTQARRGDPFAQLMGGPDGLADPYPLIERLRGQGRLQRTAIAWASFDHELCRAVLRDNRFGVRTTDTFNIPKPLQLLAERLPLPPNPVEPPSMLVIDPPEHTQMRKPVASAFTPRAIGRLRERVETVTEELLGALPSGGSADLIASYAAQVPIAIISEMLGFPEKDRKLFLEWGDRMTPLLDIGISWRAFRRALGSMEVMNDYLDGHIARLRREPGDDILSSLVSSGELDDFALKATASLLMGAGFETTVNLIGNGVAQLVTHPEQLDRLRAEPDLWPNAVEEVLRIDAPVQTTARIASTDLELEGVQLHKGNTVVLSLAGANRDPAVFTDPDVFDVGRSNAKEHLTFSSGIHVCLGASLARMEATYALQSLFERFPDLQLDGAPQRRELFTLHGYERMPVRLGRRASAPAPEPTTV